The proteins below come from a single Polynucleobacter sp. MWH-UH23A genomic window:
- the priA gene encoding primosomal protein N', whose translation MPSPIVVQVVVDKPLAQGFDYLWDKTSLGLDPQIGHVVEVPFGRSFLVGAVIKVSAYSDYKINKLKSVTKVAPLPPMDAAALRLMSFASQYYIHGLGETIIPAIPQMWKKPSSWEKLSSSHLADENKKPKKKESEKKIAEGYVAESELNEAQKTALTQLNDSCRQEKYHAALLQGQTGSGKTAVFLHWLNILLGDSKAQALILVPEINLTPQLERRVRAYFPEKKMAVLHSGVSEKKRGIAWYEAITGEAKIILGTRLAALTPFPKLSAIVVDEEHDPSYKQQDGIRYSARDLAIWRAHDLKIPIVLSSATPSLETWMAAKAGRYQHLRLDQRAQGAALPNVHLLNLRDPQNQLSPGDKVKPGLNISLSKPVVAAIQKNLYESKQSLVLINRRGYAPVLSCSACSWLSKCHQCSSYMVMHKAGALGGKPVLSCHHCGLVKGIPSHCPDCGNADLKTLGQGTQKLEDAIEEWWPNARVLRVDTDSSRKSKDAEELFQEIHDGNVDIVVGTQMIAKGHDYQRVGLVAVLDADARLFSQDFRAAERLFAQLVQVAGRAGRANKDGQRSGDIFIETQFPEAAVYQYLLRHDVDGFLAHLAAEREEAKLPPFCYQALVHAEAKSLDKAIRFLIKLKGRLHDQGLIGSGLKAYDPVPRSMMRVAGIERAQLLIESVDRKRLQLALEAIDGDLRSRSQGRISKEDRIRWLIERDPISI comes from the coding sequence ATGCCCTCACCTATTGTGGTCCAAGTTGTTGTAGACAAGCCCCTTGCCCAAGGGTTTGATTACTTATGGGACAAAACAAGTTTGGGGCTAGATCCGCAAATCGGGCATGTGGTTGAAGTTCCATTTGGCAGATCCTTTTTAGTCGGAGCAGTAATAAAAGTAAGTGCTTACTCTGACTATAAAATAAATAAATTAAAGTCTGTTACCAAGGTAGCGCCATTGCCACCAATGGATGCAGCGGCCTTGCGGCTCATGAGTTTTGCAAGCCAGTACTACATCCACGGGCTTGGGGAAACCATCATTCCAGCAATCCCGCAGATGTGGAAAAAACCCTCTTCTTGGGAAAAACTATCGAGTTCACACTTGGCCGATGAGAATAAAAAGCCAAAGAAAAAAGAATCTGAAAAAAAGATTGCTGAAGGATATGTCGCAGAGTCTGAGTTAAATGAAGCCCAGAAAACTGCCTTGACACAGCTAAACGATTCTTGCCGACAAGAAAAATATCATGCTGCTTTGCTACAGGGTCAAACTGGCAGCGGAAAGACAGCAGTTTTTTTGCATTGGTTAAATATTCTTCTTGGCGACAGTAAAGCCCAGGCATTGATATTGGTCCCGGAGATTAATTTAACGCCTCAATTAGAGCGACGCGTACGCGCTTATTTCCCAGAAAAGAAAATGGCAGTGTTGCATAGTGGCGTTTCTGAAAAGAAGCGCGGAATCGCTTGGTATGAGGCAATTACTGGCGAGGCAAAAATTATTTTGGGAACCAGATTAGCTGCTCTGACGCCTTTTCCCAAGCTGAGTGCCATCGTAGTTGATGAAGAGCATGACCCATCCTATAAACAGCAAGATGGCATACGTTACTCGGCGAGAGATCTCGCAATCTGGCGTGCACACGATTTAAAAATTCCTATAGTGTTATCTTCAGCAACGCCCTCTCTAGAAACCTGGATGGCCGCCAAAGCCGGCCGTTATCAGCACCTGCGGCTGGATCAAAGAGCTCAAGGTGCGGCATTGCCAAATGTGCATTTGCTCAATTTGCGGGATCCGCAAAACCAACTCAGCCCAGGCGACAAAGTGAAGCCAGGCTTAAACATTTCTTTAAGCAAGCCAGTAGTTGCAGCAATTCAAAAAAATCTATATGAAAGTAAGCAAAGCCTCGTTTTAATTAATCGAAGAGGTTATGCGCCAGTACTTAGTTGCAGTGCTTGTTCGTGGTTGTCTAAGTGTCATCAATGCAGCTCTTATATGGTGATGCATAAAGCAGGCGCTTTGGGCGGAAAACCAGTTTTAAGTTGCCATCATTGTGGCCTAGTAAAAGGTATCCCTAGCCACTGTCCTGATTGCGGTAACGCTGATCTAAAAACCTTGGGGCAAGGCACCCAAAAGCTGGAAGACGCGATCGAAGAGTGGTGGCCAAATGCAAGGGTATTGCGTGTAGACACTGACTCAAGTCGCAAAAGCAAAGACGCTGAAGAATTGTTTCAAGAAATACACGATGGCAATGTCGACATCGTCGTTGGCACCCAAATGATTGCCAAGGGGCATGACTACCAACGCGTTGGTCTTGTGGCTGTATTGGACGCTGATGCTCGACTGTTCTCACAAGATTTTCGGGCGGCCGAGAGATTGTTTGCACAACTAGTTCAGGTTGCAGGTCGTGCAGGAAGGGCAAATAAGGATGGCCAGCGCAGTGGCGATATTTTTATCGAAACTCAGTTTCCGGAAGCGGCGGTATATCAGTATTTGTTGAGACATGATGTCGATGGATTTTTGGCTCATTTGGCCGCAGAAAGAGAAGAGGCAAAGTTGCCACCTTTCTGCTATCAGGCTTTGGTTCATGCAGAAGCCAAGAGTCTTGATAAGGCAATACGCTTTTTAATTAAGCTTAAAGGTCGATTGCATGATCAGGGTCTAATAGGCTCCGGCTTAAAGGCTTATGACCCAGTTCCTAGAAGCATGATGCGGGTAGCTGGCATTGAGCGCGCTCAACTGCTAATTGAGTCTGTGGATCGCAAGCGATTGCAATTGGCCTTAGAAGCTATTGATGGTGACTTGCGATCCCGGTCTCAGGGCCGCATTAGCAAGGAAGATCGGATTCGGTGGCTAATTGAGCGCGATCCGATATCTATTTAG
- the atpD gene encoding F0F1 ATP synthase subunit beta, with amino-acid sequence MSNGNIVQCIGPVVDIQFPRDKMPNIYDALTLVESGEKSFAEKGLTFEVQQQIGDGVVRAIAMGASDGLRRGMEVKSTGKPISVPVGPATLGRIMDVLGRPIDDAGPIATEERRAIHQPAPKFDELSPSVDLLETGIKVIDLVCPFAKGGKVGLFGGAGVGKTVNMMELINNIAKQHSGLSVFAGVGERTREGNDFYHEMKESNVIDKVAMVFGQMNEPPGNRLRVALTGLTMAEAFRDEGRDILFFVDNIYRYTLAGTEVSALLGRMPSAVGYQPTLAEEMGKLQERITSTKTGSVTSIQAVYVPADDLTDPSPATTFLHLDSTVVLSRDIAALGIYPAVDPLDSTSRQLDPQVVGQEHYEVARSVQMTLQRYKELRDIIAILGMDELSPEDKLAVARARKIQRFLSQPFHVAEVFTGSPGKYVPLKETIRGFKMIVSGELDHLPEQAFYMVGSIDEAIEKAKKL; translated from the coding sequence ATGAGTAACGGAAATATCGTGCAATGTATCGGTCCAGTGGTGGACATTCAGTTCCCACGCGACAAAATGCCAAACATTTATGATGCGTTGACATTAGTTGAAAGCGGCGAAAAATCATTTGCTGAAAAAGGTTTGACCTTTGAAGTTCAGCAACAAATCGGTGATGGCGTAGTTCGCGCGATTGCGATGGGCGCTAGTGATGGCTTGCGTCGTGGCATGGAAGTGAAGTCCACCGGTAAGCCAATTTCTGTTCCTGTTGGTCCAGCAACATTGGGCCGCATCATGGACGTTTTAGGCCGCCCAATTGATGATGCAGGCCCGATTGCGACTGAAGAGCGTCGTGCAATTCACCAGCCAGCTCCTAAGTTTGATGAGCTCTCTCCTTCAGTTGATCTTTTGGAAACTGGTATTAAGGTTATTGACTTGGTTTGCCCATTTGCTAAGGGCGGTAAGGTCGGCTTGTTCGGTGGTGCGGGTGTTGGTAAGACCGTGAACATGATGGAATTGATTAACAACATCGCTAAGCAACACTCAGGTTTATCAGTGTTCGCAGGTGTTGGTGAGCGTACTCGTGAAGGTAACGACTTTTACCACGAGATGAAAGAATCTAACGTTATCGACAAAGTGGCGATGGTGTTTGGTCAGATGAACGAGCCTCCTGGTAACCGTTTGCGTGTTGCTTTGACTGGTTTGACTATGGCTGAAGCGTTCCGTGACGAAGGTCGTGACATTCTGTTCTTCGTTGACAATATTTACCGTTACACCTTGGCTGGTACCGAAGTTTCTGCGTTGCTAGGCCGTATGCCTTCTGCTGTGGGTTACCAACCTACATTGGCTGAAGAAATGGGTAAATTACAAGAGCGTATTACTTCTACCAAGACTGGTTCTGTGACATCTATTCAGGCTGTTTACGTTCCTGCGGATGACTTGACCGATCCATCACCTGCAACAACCTTCTTGCACCTAGACTCCACCGTTGTATTGTCACGTGATATTGCTGCTTTGGGTATTTACCCAGCGGTTGATCCATTGGATTCCACTAGCCGTCAGCTTGACCCACAAGTGGTTGGCCAAGAGCACTATGAAGTGGCTCGTTCAGTACAGATGACTTTGCAGCGCTACAAAGAATTGCGCGACATTATTGCGATTTTGGGTATGGACGAATTGTCTCCAGAGGACAAATTGGCTGTGGCGCGTGCTCGTAAGATTCAACGTTTCTTGTCCCAGCCTTTCCACGTTGCTGAGGTATTCACTGGTTCACCAGGTAAATACGTTCCATTGAAAGAAACCATCCGTGGTTTCAAGATGATCGTTAGCGGTGAATTGGATCACTTGCCTGAGCAAGCGTTCTACATGGTGGGTTCAATTGATGAAGCCATCGAGAAAGCGAAGAAGCTTTAA
- a CDS encoding phosphoheptose isomerase: protein MNKDTIERLRKRASQHFLDSIAVKQEAEKTLPDAVAQGVLAMADCLQAGGKVMACGNGGSAADAQHFAAELIGRFERERQELAAIALTTDSSILTAVGNDYSYDEVFSKQVRGLGKKGDVLLAISTSGNSKNVVKAIEAAKKIGIKIIALTGNGGGKIATLLDKDDIHLCAPSTRTARIQETHLVLLHGLCDGVDHMLLD, encoded by the coding sequence ATGAACAAAGATACGATTGAACGTTTGCGCAAGCGCGCATCTCAGCATTTTTTAGATAGCATTGCTGTTAAGCAGGAAGCAGAAAAAACACTTCCAGATGCAGTTGCTCAAGGAGTGCTGGCTATGGCGGATTGTTTGCAAGCGGGTGGCAAGGTAATGGCTTGTGGCAATGGTGGGTCGGCTGCTGATGCCCAGCACTTTGCAGCAGAGCTGATCGGTCGATTTGAGCGTGAGCGCCAAGAGTTAGCTGCAATTGCTTTAACAACTGACAGCTCAATTCTGACTGCGGTTGGTAATGACTACAGCTACGACGAAGTATTTAGCAAACAAGTACGAGGCCTTGGTAAGAAAGGCGATGTTTTGTTGGCCATTTCTACTTCCGGAAATTCTAAGAATGTTGTCAAAGCAATAGAAGCTGCGAAAAAGATTGGCATCAAAATTATTGCGCTTACTGGAAACGGTGGCGGAAAGATTGCGACTCTTTTGGATAAAGACGACATACATTTATGTGCCCCTTCAACACGTACTGCGCGCATTCAGGAGACGCATTTGGTCTTGCTGCATGGCTTATGTGATGGCGTTGATCACATGCTCTTGGATTAA
- the hemE gene encoding uroporphyrinogen decarboxylase: MLLNDRFLKACLGEAVDQTPLWLMRQAGRYLPEYNATRARAGSFLGLAKNPAYATEVTLQPLDRYPLDAAILFSDILTIPDAMGLGLKFTAGEGPSFDHPLRDEASVKKLRAADMGELKYVFDAVSEIRSALAQDGKQRVPLIGFSGSPWTLACYMIDGSSSDDFRHAKTMMFSRPDLLQHILDINAQSVANYLTEQVKAGAQALMIFDTWGGMLPDGWYQRMSLASMQKVIAALPREHDGRKIPVIMFTKGGAIWLDDMAQVGADVIALDWTISLGRARKQLLSLNKPLALQGNLDPLILFSEPEQIAKQASAILDDLASAPPLKSGLHSLDGHVFNLGHGISQFTPPESVSVLAETVIKHSRALRTKR, translated from the coding sequence TTGCTGTTAAACGATCGGTTTTTAAAGGCTTGCCTGGGCGAGGCGGTAGATCAAACACCGCTTTGGCTCATGCGCCAAGCTGGCCGATATCTTCCTGAGTACAACGCCACGCGCGCAAGGGCCGGAAGTTTTCTAGGCCTGGCAAAAAATCCTGCATATGCCACCGAAGTAACACTTCAGCCTTTGGATCGATATCCATTGGACGCGGCAATTTTGTTCTCTGACATTTTGACCATTCCCGATGCTATGGGATTGGGCTTGAAATTTACTGCGGGCGAAGGCCCTAGTTTTGATCATCCTTTGCGTGATGAGGCGTCTGTTAAGAAGCTACGTGCTGCGGATATGGGCGAGCTCAAGTATGTATTTGATGCTGTTTCGGAAATACGCAGCGCATTAGCTCAGGATGGTAAGCAACGTGTTCCTTTGATTGGCTTTTCAGGAAGCCCATGGACCTTGGCATGTTACATGATTGATGGTTCTAGCTCAGATGATTTTCGTCATGCTAAAACGATGATGTTTAGTCGCCCTGATTTATTGCAGCATATCTTGGATATCAATGCACAATCAGTGGCAAATTATTTAACTGAGCAAGTGAAAGCTGGCGCACAAGCACTGATGATTTTTGATACCTGGGGCGGGATGCTACCAGACGGTTGGTATCAAAGAATGTCTTTGGCATCGATGCAAAAAGTGATTGCCGCATTACCAAGAGAGCACGATGGTAGAAAAATTCCAGTAATCATGTTCACTAAGGGTGGCGCTATTTGGTTGGATGATATGGCGCAAGTTGGTGCAGATGTGATCGCATTAGATTGGACTATTTCTCTTGGTCGTGCGCGCAAACAATTACTCTCCTTAAATAAGCCTTTGGCTTTGCAAGGCAATTTAGACCCACTGATTTTGTTCTCTGAGCCAGAGCAAATCGCAAAACAAGCCAGTGCAATATTGGATGATTTGGCTAGCGCCCCACCTCTTAAATCTGGCTTACATTCTTTGGATGGCCATGTATTTAATTTGGGCCATGGGATTTCCCAATTCACGCCGCCAGAGAGTGTGTCTGTTTTGGCAGAAACGGTGATTAAGCACTCTAGGGCTTTAAGGACAAAGCGGTAA
- a CDS encoding F0F1 ATP synthase subunit epsilon has product MSTIRVDVVSAEQSIFSGEAKFVALPGESGELGILRGHTPLMTRIRPGSVRIEKADGDEEFVFVAGGYLEVQPDHVTVLADTAIRGHDLDEAKALEAKKRAEEAMQNRGTEFDLALAQSEFAMAAAQLAAIARFRRKK; this is encoded by the coding sequence ATGTCAACCATACGCGTCGATGTAGTAAGTGCTGAGCAATCTATTTTCAGCGGTGAAGCGAAGTTTGTAGCGCTTCCTGGTGAAAGTGGCGAGCTCGGTATTTTGCGCGGCCACACTCCATTAATGACACGCATTCGTCCAGGCTCAGTTCGTATTGAAAAAGCTGATGGCGACGAAGAGTTTGTGTTTGTAGCGGGTGGCTATTTAGAAGTTCAGCCTGATCATGTAACTGTATTGGCAGATACTGCTATTCGTGGGCACGATCTGGATGAAGCAAAAGCATTAGAAGCTAAGAAACGCGCTGAAGAAGCCATGCAAAATCGTGGCACAGAATTCGATTTGGCATTAGCTCAATCTGAGTTTGCAATGGCTGCTGCACAGCTGGCAGCAATTGCGCGTTTTCGTCGTAAAAAATAA
- a CDS encoding c-type cytochrome, producing the protein MSNEHGNLIKSPKQLIIMVFASFFVPLIIILLLMVFVNNGKRGESTTTTEQLIKPVAQLNFKDASGPKELQTGEQVYKAVCSSCHATGAAGAPKVGDAGAWAPRIAKGYDSLLTSVLKGKGAMPARGGSSPADVSDYELGRAVVYMANASGGKLPEPKAPAAK; encoded by the coding sequence ATGAGCAACGAGCACGGAAATCTGATTAAGTCCCCAAAACAACTCATCATCATGGTGTTCGCAAGCTTTTTTGTGCCCTTGATCATTATTTTGTTGTTGATGGTGTTCGTTAACAACGGTAAGCGCGGTGAATCTACAACAACGACCGAACAGCTCATCAAGCCGGTTGCCCAACTTAATTTCAAAGACGCCAGCGGCCCTAAAGAATTGCAAACTGGCGAACAAGTTTACAAAGCAGTTTGCTCTTCATGCCATGCAACTGGCGCTGCTGGCGCTCCAAAGGTTGGCGATGCAGGTGCATGGGCCCCACGTATTGCAAAGGGCTATGACTCATTGTTGACCTCCGTCCTCAAGGGTAAAGGAGCAATGCCAGCGCGTGGCGGATCAAGCCCTGCTGACGTTAGTGATTACGAATTAGGCCGCGCAGTTGTTTATATGGCCAATGCATCTGGTGGCAAATTGCCAGAACCAAAAGCACCTGCTGCTAAGTAA
- a CDS encoding c-type cytochrome: protein MLQKYALVKIVFIFTALFFFATKAYSNSEDQKAFVLAKQNACLGCHAVDKKIVGPSFQSVAQKYKHDQNAPTFLKNKITKGGAGSWGVVPMPANAKLSDADLSLLVSWILRGAPN from the coding sequence ATGTTGCAAAAATATGCGCTTGTAAAAATAGTATTTATTTTTACAGCGCTGTTTTTCTTTGCGACAAAGGCATATAGTAATAGCGAAGACCAAAAAGCATTTGTACTTGCAAAACAAAATGCTTGCTTAGGTTGTCATGCAGTAGATAAAAAAATTGTTGGACCCAGTTTTCAATCTGTTGCGCAAAAATATAAACACGATCAAAACGCGCCAACGTTTTTAAAAAACAAAATTACTAAGGGCGGTGCAGGCTCATGGGGTGTAGTGCCGATGCCTGCAAACGCAAAATTAAGTGATGCCGATTTGTCATTATTGGTGAGTTGGATCTTACGTGGCGCACCAAACTAA
- a CDS encoding fatty acid desaturase produces MAQGETARAIMLLLIDSFLWLGCIAGTVFVENVLLKVVFGLIAGFVTGRIFILGHDACHQSFTPNRELNKVLGRIAFLPSLTPYSLWDVGHNVVHHGQTNLKGFDFVWAPLSKEEYDALPSWRKALERLYRSGWGPVFYYLIEIWWRREYFPNAKNKPGDRPIFLKDNLLVTAFAIVWIGCLIAGAIATNQSIWVGLLTGFAIPFLFWNGMIGFVVYVHHTHPSVSWYDKKSEWLRAQPFVSTTVHLTFSWIWGSLMHHIMEHTAHHVDMSVPLYHLPEAQKTLETILPERIFIQKFSWAWYFDTARKCKLYDFQNKAWLDFDGNKTADSVRVVLSPVPVGQNG; encoded by the coding sequence ATGGCCCAAGGCGAAACAGCACGCGCAATTATGTTGCTGTTGATTGATTCATTCTTGTGGCTCGGTTGCATTGCAGGTACCGTATTTGTTGAAAACGTTCTACTAAAAGTTGTTTTTGGATTAATTGCTGGTTTTGTCACTGGTCGCATTTTTATTTTGGGTCATGATGCATGTCATCAAAGCTTCACCCCCAATCGCGAACTCAACAAAGTGCTTGGACGTATTGCATTCTTGCCTTCACTCACACCCTACAGCTTGTGGGATGTTGGTCACAATGTTGTGCATCATGGACAAACCAATTTAAAGGGCTTTGACTTTGTCTGGGCTCCATTATCAAAGGAAGAATATGACGCCTTGCCCTCATGGCGTAAGGCTCTAGAGCGCCTTTACCGTAGTGGCTGGGGTCCTGTTTTCTATTACTTAATTGAAATTTGGTGGAGACGTGAGTACTTCCCAAATGCAAAAAACAAACCTGGTGATCGCCCTATTTTCTTAAAAGACAATTTGCTCGTCACTGCATTTGCGATTGTTTGGATTGGCTGTCTAATTGCTGGTGCGATCGCTACTAACCAATCAATTTGGGTTGGCCTTCTTACCGGTTTTGCAATTCCATTTTTGTTTTGGAACGGCATGATTGGATTTGTGGTCTACGTTCACCATACCCACCCATCAGTATCTTGGTATGACAAAAAATCGGAGTGGTTGCGCGCCCAACCTTTCGTTTCAACTACCGTACATTTAACTTTTAGCTGGATTTGGGGCTCTTTAATGCACCACATCATGGAGCACACCGCCCATCACGTAGACATGAGCGTACCTCTATACCACCTCCCAGAAGCCCAAAAAACCCTCGAAACCATCCTTCCAGAGCGTATTTTTATCCAAAAGTTCTCTTGGGCATGGTATTTCGACACTGCGCGCAAGTGCAAGCTTTACGATTTCCAAAACAAAGCTTGGTTGGATTTTGATGGGAACAAGACGGCAGACTCCGTCAGAGTGGTGCTATCCCCAGTGCCAGTAGGGCAAAACGGGTAA
- the rsmI gene encoding 16S rRNA (cytidine(1402)-2'-O)-methyltransferase → MEFASFDFLKQQDLPSGALYMVATPIGNMGDITLRALHVLNSVDGIACEDTRHSAALLRQFGIHKKCIALHDHNELSGAQTVIQHLSNNERWAYVSDAGTPGISDPGARLVEQVQNAGYRVIPIPGASSVSCAISASGSVMLNSEGRFQFLGFWPHKTKDRETCLQDIISSKKVSIFFESPHHIRETLLLLASSLEKERSLLICRELTKKFEQLASIQAHEISEWLENSEHLKGEFVILVAGRKGNADEAVDTDSLNRWARALTPYLGSKEIATVLSQTLGANKKEAYQVALDAKAKE, encoded by the coding sequence ATGGAATTTGCCTCGTTCGATTTTTTAAAACAACAAGATTTGCCATCTGGGGCTTTATACATGGTTGCAACACCCATTGGGAACATGGGTGATATCACCTTGCGCGCCCTACATGTTCTCAATTCCGTGGATGGGATTGCCTGTGAAGATACCAGGCATAGCGCAGCCCTATTGCGACAGTTCGGTATTCATAAAAAATGTATTGCGCTTCATGACCACAATGAGCTTAGTGGCGCTCAAACTGTAATTCAACATCTTTCGAATAATGAGCGCTGGGCCTATGTTTCTGATGCAGGCACTCCAGGAATTTCTGACCCTGGTGCGCGCTTAGTTGAGCAAGTTCAGAATGCTGGCTACCGCGTTATTCCAATCCCTGGCGCAAGTTCCGTATCTTGCGCGATATCAGCATCTGGTTCAGTCATGCTGAATTCAGAAGGGCGCTTTCAATTCTTGGGTTTCTGGCCACATAAAACTAAGGATCGAGAAACCTGCTTGCAAGACATTATCAGCAGTAAGAAAGTAAGTATTTTTTTCGAATCGCCACACCATATTCGCGAGACACTTCTCTTGCTTGCAAGTTCTTTAGAAAAAGAACGTTCTTTACTCATCTGCCGAGAGCTCACAAAGAAATTTGAGCAATTAGCTTCGATTCAGGCACATGAAATTTCAGAATGGCTTGAAAATTCCGAACATCTAAAAGGCGAATTTGTCATTCTAGTGGCGGGTCGCAAGGGCAATGCTGATGAGGCTGTAGACACAGATTCTCTCAATCGCTGGGCGCGTGCATTAACTCCCTATTTGGGCAGCAAAGAAATTGCTACGGTGCTTTCCCAAACCTTAGGCGCAAACAAAAAAGAGGCTTACCAAGTTGCTCTAGATGCAAAAGCAAAAGAGTAA
- a CDS encoding BON domain-containing protein, whose amino-acid sequence MITVLLVTQLSACGILAVGGVAAGASVMADRRTPGVQAIDNGIEMQANAALSKKFGDNAHINVTSFNQKVLLTGEAKDADIKGEADAYVKAMKNARTVFNEIVIGPNSTYTARANDSYLESKIKTQMIFTDQLPSNSMSIVAEGTSVYLMGILTQKEADLAKKVASNTNGVKDVYVYFDIISDAEKNRLEKQGKADESQPSSPPKFQ is encoded by the coding sequence TTGATTACAGTTTTACTTGTTACACAATTATCTGCGTGTGGAATTTTAGCGGTGGGCGGTGTTGCAGCAGGCGCTAGTGTGATGGCTGATCGTCGTACACCAGGAGTGCAAGCAATTGACAATGGAATTGAGATGCAAGCAAATGCGGCGCTGTCGAAAAAATTTGGAGATAACGCACACATTAATGTGACTTCTTTTAATCAGAAGGTATTGTTAACTGGCGAAGCAAAAGATGCGGATATTAAAGGCGAAGCCGATGCTTACGTAAAAGCAATGAAGAATGCTCGTACCGTGTTCAACGAGATTGTTATCGGCCCAAACAGCACATACACTGCTCGGGCCAACGATTCTTATCTCGAATCAAAGATTAAAACGCAGATGATTTTTACCGATCAGTTGCCGTCAAACTCTATGTCGATAGTGGCAGAAGGAACAAGCGTATATCTTATGGGGATCTTGACTCAGAAAGAAGCGGACTTGGCCAAAAAAGTAGCTAGCAATACCAATGGCGTGAAAGATGTTTACGTTTACTTTGATATCATTTCTGATGCAGAAAAAAATCGACTAGAGAAACAGGGCAAGGCTGATGAATCACAACCAAGCAGTCCGCCAAAGTTCCAATAA
- a CDS encoding MBL fold metallo-hydrolase, protein MPIKLGIVPVTPFEQNCSILVCQETGDAAVVDPGGDIEKILDGVKQMGGKVKKILLTHGHLDHCAAAKDLSDQLGVPIEGPQEDERFWIDQLPEQTVRFGFGHAKVFEPNRWLNDGDHVQVGNVNFEVFHCPGHTPGHVIFYGKEDRLAIVGDVLFAGSIGRTDFPRGNHADLIHAIKTKLWPLGDDVQFVPGHGPMSTFGNERKTNPYVGDKA, encoded by the coding sequence ATGCCAATCAAATTAGGAATAGTTCCAGTCACCCCTTTTGAGCAAAATTGTTCAATTTTGGTTTGCCAAGAAACGGGTGATGCCGCCGTAGTTGATCCCGGCGGGGATATTGAAAAGATATTGGATGGCGTAAAACAAATGGGCGGCAAGGTAAAAAAGATTTTGCTCACTCATGGCCATTTAGATCACTGCGCAGCTGCCAAAGACTTATCGGATCAGCTTGGGGTGCCTATCGAAGGGCCACAAGAGGATGAGCGTTTTTGGATTGATCAGCTGCCGGAACAAACCGTTCGTTTTGGTTTTGGACATGCCAAAGTATTTGAACCCAATCGTTGGCTCAACGATGGCGATCATGTGCAAGTTGGCAATGTCAATTTTGAAGTGTTTCATTGTCCTGGACACACACCAGGACATGTGATTTTTTATGGCAAAGAAGATCGCCTAGCGATTGTTGGCGACGTATTGTTCGCGGGCTCTATCGGTAGAACAGATTTTCCGCGGGGCAATCATGCGGATTTAATTCATGCGATTAAAACAAAATTATGGCCCTTGGGCGATGATGTGCAGTTTGTGCCTGGACACGGACCCATGTCAACGTTTGGCAACGAGCGTAAAACGAATCCCTATGTGGGTGATAAAGCCTAG
- the gcvH gene encoding glycine cleavage system protein GcvH, with translation MNTEDTFKFAQTHEWADLEGDGLVWVGISNHAQEALGDVMFFQAPKLGQQVKQGEAIAVIESVKAASDIHAPVSGEIIALNEAVDANPELVNQNPYGIWLFKIKPSSETTLSSDLNQLMSLDQYNSSAGA, from the coding sequence ATGAATACCGAAGATACATTTAAATTCGCGCAAACTCATGAGTGGGCTGACCTAGAGGGTGATGGCTTAGTATGGGTTGGGATTAGTAACCATGCTCAAGAGGCTTTAGGCGATGTGATGTTTTTTCAAGCACCCAAGCTTGGCCAACAAGTAAAACAAGGTGAAGCCATTGCCGTCATAGAGTCTGTTAAAGCAGCTAGCGACATTCATGCGCCAGTTAGTGGTGAAATTATTGCTCTGAATGAAGCAGTAGATGCCAACCCAGAATTAGTAAACCAAAACCCCTATGGCATTTGGTTATTCAAAATCAAGCCGAGCTCTGAAACCACTCTGTCTTCAGACTTAAACCAGCTCATGAGTTTGGATCAATACAACTCTTCTGCAGGAGCTTAG